In Parus major isolate Abel chromosome 1, Parus_major1.1, whole genome shotgun sequence, the following proteins share a genomic window:
- the MRPL51 gene encoding 39S ribosomal protein L51, mitochondrial translates to MAAAAATLLLRSAGRVLLGLAAPLLRAERGISDCGGARWAPVRPGLPVPLSSPLAGLSRPICIKEPPKRKPVDRWTKKRALFGVYDNVGILGGFQIHPKNLIMGPVWLRGWRGNELQRCIRKKQMVGDRMFVEDYHKLNKRIRYLYKRFNRTGKHR, encoded by the exons atggcggcggcggcggcaaCGCTGCTGCTGCGATCGGCGGGCCGGGTCCTGCTGGGCCTTGCCGCTCCCCTGCTCCGCGCTGAGCGGGGCATTAGCGACTGCGGCGGGGCGCGCTGGGCGCCCGTGCGGCCCGGCCTCCCCGTGCCGCTGTCCTCGCCCCTGGCAGGACTCTCCCGGCCCATCTGCATCAAAGAGCCTCCCAAGCGCAAGCCGGTAGATCGGTGGACGAAGAAGCGGGCCTTGTTCGGGGTGTACGATAACGTGGGGATCCTGG GCGGCTTCCAGATCCACCCGAAGAATCTCATCATGGGGCCCGTTTGGCTGCGAGGCTGGCGGGGGAACGAGCTGCAGAGGTGCATCCGCAAGAAGCAGATGGTGGGCGATCGGATGTTTGTAGAGGACTATCACAAACTCAACAAGAGGATCCGCTACTTGTACAAGCGCTTCAATCGCACCGGAAAGCACCGCTAG
- the VAMP1 gene encoding vesicle-associated membrane protein 1 isoform X2: MSDPAQQPAPGAPEGGAPEGGAPEGAAPGGGPPGAPPNLTSNRRLQQTQAQVQEVVDIMCVNVDKVLQRDEKLSELDDRADALQAGASVFESSAAKLKRKYWWKNCKMMIMMGVIGALVVVVIAREGRDEDLE; encoded by the exons AT GTCTGACCCTGCCCAGCAGCCCGCTCCCGGGGCTCCCGAAGGAGGGGCTCCCGAAGGAGGAGCTCCCGAAGGGGCAGCCCCCGGTGGGGGTCCCCCCGGGGCTCCCCCCAACCTGACCAGCAACCGCCGGCTGCAGCAGACGCAGGCCCAAGTGCAGGAG GTAGTTGATATAATGTGTGTAAACGTAGACAAGGTGCTGCAACGAGATGAGAAGCTGTCAGAGCTGGATGACCGGGCAGATGCACTTCAGGCTGGTGCCTCAGTATTTGAAAGTAGTGCAGCAAAACTCAAAAGGAAGTACTGGTGGAAGAACTGCAAG atgatGATCATGATGGGAGTGATTGGTGCCcttgtggtggtggtgattGCAA
- the VAMP1 gene encoding vesicle-associated membrane protein 1 isoform X3 — protein MSDPAQQPAPGAPEGGAPEGGAPEGAAPGGGPPGAPPNLTSNRRLQQTQAQVQEVVDIMCVNVDKVLQRDEKLSELDDRADALQAGASVFESSAAKLKRKYWWKNCKMMIMMGVIGALVVVVIAIYFFT, from the exons AT GTCTGACCCTGCCCAGCAGCCCGCTCCCGGGGCTCCCGAAGGAGGGGCTCCCGAAGGAGGAGCTCCCGAAGGGGCAGCCCCCGGTGGGGGTCCCCCCGGGGCTCCCCCCAACCTGACCAGCAACCGCCGGCTGCAGCAGACGCAGGCCCAAGTGCAGGAG GTAGTTGATATAATGTGTGTAAACGTAGACAAGGTGCTGCAACGAGATGAGAAGCTGTCAGAGCTGGATGACCGGGCAGATGCACTTCAGGCTGGTGCCTCAGTATTTGAAAGTAGTGCAGCAAAACTCAAAAGGAAGTACTGGTGGAAGAACTGCAAG atgatGATCATGATGGGAGTGATTGGTGCCcttgtggtggtggtgattGCAA TCTACTTTTTTACTTAA